In one window of Photobacterium leiognathi DNA:
- a CDS encoding ion transporter: MIKLTPRQRLYQIIFGTSTRAGQLFDIGLIIAIISSELILIISSVSSIESKFSTALLGAEWFFTILFTIEYVLRLYCSPRPLAYARSFYGIIDLIAIVPAYISFFIPGSNYLLIVRLIRVLRIFRVLKLARFLQDSNILLRSLRHAQRKIFVFFSSVLILVTVFGSLMFLIEGPENGFTSIPKSIYWAIVTITTVGYGDIVPQTVMGKALASLTMLLGYSILAVPTRILTAEINQEMKTTRNLRRCPNCATSGHELDADYCKKCGTQLPEQI, from the coding sequence ATGATTAAACTGACACCAAGACAACGCCTTTACCAAATCATTTTTGGCACTTCGACTCGTGCTGGACAACTATTCGATATTGGCTTAATCATTGCCATCATCAGCTCTGAACTCATTCTGATCATTTCATCAGTCTCAAGTATCGAGTCAAAATTCTCGACCGCCTTACTCGGGGCAGAATGGTTCTTTACGATTCTGTTTACAATTGAATATGTTTTACGTCTATATTGTTCGCCAAGACCGCTTGCTTACGCCCGTAGTTTCTATGGCATTATTGACTTAATTGCTATTGTCCCGGCTTATATTTCATTCTTTATTCCTGGTTCAAACTACTTATTAATTGTTCGTTTGATCCGTGTACTACGTATTTTCCGTGTTCTAAAACTGGCGCGATTCTTACAAGATTCCAATATCCTTTTGCGTTCATTACGTCATGCTCAACGCAAGATATTTGTTTTCTTTAGCTCGGTATTAATTCTGGTTACAGTATTTGGCTCTTTGATGTTCTTAATTGAAGGTCCTGAAAATGGCTTTACCAGTATCCCAAAAAGTATTTATTGGGCAATTGTCACCATTACGACAGTCGGTTATGGCGATATCGTGCCGCAAACCGTTATGGGTAAAGCACTCGCCTCACTCACCATGTTGCTTGGTTACTCCATCTTGGCAGTACCTACGCGTATTTTAACCGCTGAAATTAACCAAGAAATGAAAACGACGCGTAACTTAAGGCGCTGCCCAAACTGTGCTACCAGCGGACATGAACTGGATGCCGATTACTGTAAGAAATGCGGTACACAGTTACCGGAGCAAATTTAG